The following DNA comes from Nitrososphaerales archaeon.
TCGTAATTTAAAAGGATGATGATATTGTAGCATTTTATATTAATTTCATCGGTTTCATCGTTGAGTCAATCTTATGATCGATTAATGAATAATACGCACTTATTGAAGATCTCTCAACATCATTTAATATTCCTATCATGAAATTTGGCGCATAATCATTAAATGGATGAATGGCTTTATGAAGTATCGATCACTTTCGCACCAGTAGTCGCACGAGAAACGTAACTTTCACATGCAACCCCCTCCGATTCATAAGCTAATTTCATAGCTTTAGAAACCTCTTGAGCTGAAGCTTTAAGTGGATCGACCACAGCGATTATCGTCGGGCCAGCACCACTGAGAGTCACACCCAGAGCACCACATTCGATCGCAGCGAGCTTAGCTTTCGTAAAACCTGGATATAGAGAGCTCCTTGCGGGCTCCACTATACAGTCACTATTCATCCCACGTCCTATAAGCTCGGGATCCGATAGAATCATGCCAGCGGTGACGAGAGAGCAGGCTCCAAGATTATTAACGACATTCGATAGAGATACTCTCCTTGGGAGTACCGCTCTAGCCTGTTTGGTGGTCTTTTCAATATTTTGAGGTACAGCCAAAGCGAATTCGACATTCTTTGGCGGAGGGAATGCGGCTACACTTAATGGTTTGTAAGAGTATACAATAACGAAGCCACCATATATGGAGGCTGAAACCTGATCGGCGTGGGCTGTGCCAGCCGAGGCGATCTCTCCTTTGCTCGCGATCTCTGTTAAATTAAGATTATCGAGCTTTGTTTGAAGTAAAGTATTTAGACCCACACTCGTCGCTGCTGCACTTGCGGCACTACTACCAAGGCCCGAGCCTGGTGGTATGCCCTTGATGATCTTTATCTTTAAACCACATCGACCGTACCGTCTTAGAAATTCTAAAGCCACCCTACCTGCGGTATTGTAACTCGGTTTTGTAGGAATTCGATCCTTACCAACACCTTCTACCTCGATCTGAATACCTCTCTTATCGACCCGGGCGATCTCTACAGTATCGTACATCACATCGAGGGCCAAGCCATGTACATCAAAACCCGGTCCCAGATTACTGGTCGTTGCTGGTGCTCTAACGATTACCCTCTCCATCAACAACACCATATTTTCTAAATTCTCTTAAAAGTATTTAGAATCGGAGGGCGGAGATACGGGGATAAAATATGATGAATATTACGAATATCATAATAAGGCATGAGATTGAGATAAGACGATAAATACCCCTTTCATCCCAAAGGACCTCTAATAACCATGAAGTAGCGAGTATTAGAAATGAATTGGCCGGTAGAAGGTAGAATAGGAAGGTCATGCGTGGTGATAGAAACCAGGGAAGGTATAAGAAGAGAAATCCGAATGGAATCGCTAACCGTAATGAGTCACGCTTGAATGAATTGATCATGAGTACGATGGTGGAAGGCAGACCTACCCATACTATGATCGGATTGAGTATAGTAGTAATTTCCGCCCCAGTGGATAGATCGAGATAATACGGAATTCTATGTAGAGGGAGGAGCCATAACCACGGTGGGCTTGCGTATGGATGGGTATCCTTTACAGTTAAGTGAAATATCAAAGTCTCTTTATGAATAAGGTACCAATACTCTAACGATTTACCTGCTATAAAGTGTGGTAGATATGTGAGCATATAGATGGTGGCGGGAATCGTGAGAAGCAAGGTTATGCGTAACGGTGTACCGACCAATGGTTTAATCGTAACAACCCCTCCTTCTCCTTCTTTACCTACACCTCCAAAATGCGGGAGGAGAATTGCAGCTAAAATAGCGAATATGGCTGGCCATTTTGTGGCGAGCGCTAATCCGAATGTAATGCTCGATATCACCAACCATATTAAACTCTTACTCTTTACATTCTGTTTGATATACTTAACGTACGCGTAAAATCCCGTTAAGATAAAGAAGGCGAGGAAGATATCGAGTAGAGCAATGCGTGAGTGAATGAAGTGGAATGGGTCGAATGTGAGTATAAAGGCCGATGAAAATGAGATGAAAGGCTTACGAAAGATTTCATCTGCGGTAAGATAGATGATGGTAATGGAGAGGGCCCCGATGATGGCACTTACAATCCTCCAACCGAAGGGGTTGTAACCGAATATGAGGATACCGATTGAGATCATTTCTTTACCCAATGGAGGGTGAACCCAGTTTGGATCGGTAAGATTCTTCACGTAAGAGTATGCAGCCTGAGCATAGTAAAATTCATCGAAGACCAGAGCATTCGGTTCTTCTAAACGCCAGATACGTATAAGAAATGCGAGTAGTGTTAGAATAATCGACAATACAGGTAAGCTACCTATCTTCATTTGTAATACATTCATAATAAACCTTTTTGATGATGCCATCATTAACCGTTCAATGACCAATCATTAATATTAATCGCTATGCTATAAATATTCGAAGGGATAGGTATAAGAATAAAGGAATCGATCAGATGAATGAGTCCAAAATCCGGTTCGGAAAGGTTTAATAATGATTCGAATCATAAATTTTAATTCGCTAACATTCTATCATTTTAATAGATAGATCAGCGAGATAAAAAGGGTTGAAGTGGTTATGAGCAAACCTAAGCGGGATTACTATGAAATCCTGGGCGTTCCTAGGAATGCCACTAAAGAGGAGATTAAACAGGCCTATCGAAAGTTAGCTTTACAATATCATCCAGATCGGAACAAATCACCAGATGCTGAAGAAAAGTTTAAAGAGATATCAGAAGCGTACGCCGTACTCTCAGATGATGAAAAACGGCGACAGTACGATATGTATGGCCATGCTGGTATCGATAGTAGATATACAACTGAGGATATCTTCCGAGGGGTAGATTTTGATGAAATATTCAGAGATTTGGGTTTCGGTTTTGGAGGTTTTGAAAGTATATTCGATATGTTCTTTGGTAAGGGAAGGAGCCATGGCCCTACACCTGGACGAGATTTAAGGTACGATTTAGAGGTAACGCTCGAGGAAGTTGTAA
Coding sequences within:
- a CDS encoding homoserine kinase — encoded protein: MERVIVRAPATTSNLGPGFDVHGLALDVMYDTVEIARVDKRGIQIEVEGVGKDRIPTKPSYNTAGRVALEFLRRYGRCGLKIKIIKGIPPGSGLGSSAASAAATSVGLNTLLQTKLDNLNLTEIASKGEIASAGTAHADQVSASIYGGFVIVYSYKPLSVAAFPPPKNVEFALAVPQNIEKTTKQARAVLPRRVSLSNVVNNLGACSLVTAGMILSDPELIGRGMNSDCIVEPARSSLYPGFTKAKLAAIECGALGVTLSGAGPTIIAVVDPLKASAQEVSKAMKLAYESEGVACESYVSRATTGAKVIDTS
- a CDS encoding phospholipid carrier-dependent glycosyltransferase, with amino-acid sequence MNVLQMKIGSLPVLSIILTLLAFLIRIWRLEEPNALVFDEFYYAQAAYSYVKNLTDPNWVHPPLGKEMISIGILIFGYNPFGWRIVSAIIGALSITIIYLTADEIFRKPFISFSSAFILTFDPFHFIHSRIALLDIFLAFFILTGFYAYVKYIKQNVKSKSLIWLVISSITFGLALATKWPAIFAILAAILLPHFGGVGKEGEGGVVTIKPLVGTPLRITLLLTIPATIYMLTYLPHFIAGKSLEYWYLIHKETLIFHLTVKDTHPYASPPWLWLLPLHRIPYYLDLSTGAEITTILNPIIVWVGLPSTIVLMINSFKRDSLRLAIPFGFLFLYLPWFLSPRMTFLFYLLPANSFLILATSWLLEVLWDERGIYRLISISCLIMIFVIFIIFYPRISALRF